A stretch of Bos taurus isolate L1 Dominette 01449 registration number 42190680 breed Hereford chromosome 5, ARS-UCD2.0, whole genome shotgun sequence DNA encodes these proteins:
- the SLC25A3 gene encoding solute carrier family 25 member 3 isoform X1, whose amino-acid sequence MYSSVVHLARANPFNAPHLQLVHDGLAGPRSDPAGPPGPPRRSRNLAAAAVEEYSCEYGSAKFYALCGFGGVLSCGLTHTAVVPLDLVKCRMQVDPQKYKSIFNGFSVTLKEDGFRGLAKGWAPTFIGYSLQGLCKFGFYEVFKVLYSNMLGEENAYLWRTSLYLAASASAEFFADIALAPMEAAKVRIQTQPGYANTLRDAAPKMYKEEGLKAFYKGVAPLWMRQIPYTMMKFACFERTVEALYKFVVPKPRSECSKPEQLVVTFVAGYIAGVFCAIVSHPADSVVSVLNKEKGSSASEVLKRLGFRGVWKGLFARIIMIGTLTALQWFIYDSVKVYFRLPRPPPPEMPESLKKKLGYTQ is encoded by the exons ATGTACTCGTCCGTGGTGCACCTAGCGCGGGCGAACCCCTTCAACGCGCCTCACCTGCAGTTGGTGCACGATGGTCTCGCGGGGCCCCGCAGCGACCCCGCCGGGCCCCCGGGCCCACCCCGCCGCTCTCGCAACCTGGCAGCCGCCGCTGTAGAAG AGTACAGTTGTGAATATGGCTCCGCGAAGTTTTATGCACTGTGTGGCTTTGGTGGGGTCTTAAGTTGTGGTCTGACACACACTGCTGTTGTTCCTCTGGACTTAGTGAAATGCCGTATGCAG GTGGACCCACAAAAGTACAAGAGCATATTTAATGGATTTTCAGTTACACTCAAAGAGGATGGTTTTCGTGGTTTGGCCAAAGGATGGGCTCCGACTTTCATTGGCTACTCCCTGCAGGGACTCTGCAAGTTTGGCTTTTATGAAGTCTTCAAAGTTTTGTACAGCAACATGCTTGGAGAG GAGAATGCCTATCTGTGGCGCACATCACTGTATTTGGCTGCCTCTGCCAGTGCTGAATTCTTTGCTGACATTGCTCTGGCTCCTATGGAAGCTGCTAAGGTTCGAATTCAAACCCAGCCAGGTTATGCTAACACTCTGAGGGATGCAGCTCCCAAAATGTATAAGGAAGAAGGCTTAAAGGC GTTCTACAAGGGGGTTGCCCCTCTCTGGATGAGGCAGATACCATACACCATGATGAAGTTTGCCTGCTTTGAACGTACTGTTGAAGCATTGTACAAGTTTGTGGTTCCCAAGCCCCGAAGTGAATGTTCAAAGCCAGAGCAGCTGGTTGTCACATTTGTGGCAGGTTACATAG CTGGAGTCTTCTGTGCCATTgtttctcaccctgctgattccGTGGTGTCTGTGTTGAATAAAGAGAAGGGTAGCAGTGCCTCTGAGGTCCTGAAGAGGCTTGGATTTAGAG GTGTATGGAAGGGACTCTTTGCCCGTATCATCATGATCGGCACTCTGACTGCACTACAGTGGTTTATCTATGACTCTGTGAAGGTCTACTTCAGGCtccctcgccctcctccacctgAGATGCCAGAATCTCTGAAGAAAAAGCTTGGGTACACTCAATAG
- the SLC25A3 gene encoding solute carrier family 25 member 3 precursor, producing MYSSVVHLARANPFNAPHLQLVHDGLAGPRSDPAGPPGPPRRSRNLAAAAVEEQYSCDYGSGRFFILCGLGGIISCGTTHTALVPLDLVKCRMQVDPQKYKSIFNGFSVTLKEDGFRGLAKGWAPTFIGYSLQGLCKFGFYEVFKVLYSNMLGEENAYLWRTSLYLAASASAEFFADIALAPMEAAKVRIQTQPGYANTLRDAAPKMYKEEGLKAFYKGVAPLWMRQIPYTMMKFACFERTVEALYKFVVPKPRSECSKPEQLVVTFVAGYIAGVFCAIVSHPADSVVSVLNKEKGSSASEVLKRLGFRGVWKGLFARIIMIGTLTALQWFIYDSVKVYFRLPRPPPPEMPESLKKKLGYTQ from the exons ATGTACTCGTCCGTGGTGCACCTAGCGCGGGCGAACCCCTTCAACGCGCCTCACCTGCAGTTGGTGCACGATGGTCTCGCGGGGCCCCGCAGCGACCCCGCCGGGCCCCCGGGCCCACCCCGCCGCTCTCGCAACCTGGCAGCCGCCGCTGTAGAAG AGCAGTATAGCTGTGACTATGgatctggcagattctttatcctttGTGGACTTGGAGGAATTATTAGCTGTGGCACAACACATACAGCATTGGTTCCTCTAGATCTGGTTAAATGCAGGATGCAG GTGGACCCACAAAAGTACAAGAGCATATTTAATGGATTTTCAGTTACACTCAAAGAGGATGGTTTTCGTGGTTTGGCCAAAGGATGGGCTCCGACTTTCATTGGCTACTCCCTGCAGGGACTCTGCAAGTTTGGCTTTTATGAAGTCTTCAAAGTTTTGTACAGCAACATGCTTGGAGAG GAGAATGCCTATCTGTGGCGCACATCACTGTATTTGGCTGCCTCTGCCAGTGCTGAATTCTTTGCTGACATTGCTCTGGCTCCTATGGAAGCTGCTAAGGTTCGAATTCAAACCCAGCCAGGTTATGCTAACACTCTGAGGGATGCAGCTCCCAAAATGTATAAGGAAGAAGGCTTAAAGGC GTTCTACAAGGGGGTTGCCCCTCTCTGGATGAGGCAGATACCATACACCATGATGAAGTTTGCCTGCTTTGAACGTACTGTTGAAGCATTGTACAAGTTTGTGGTTCCCAAGCCCCGAAGTGAATGTTCAAAGCCAGAGCAGCTGGTTGTCACATTTGTGGCAGGTTACATAG CTGGAGTCTTCTGTGCCATTgtttctcaccctgctgattccGTGGTGTCTGTGTTGAATAAAGAGAAGGGTAGCAGTGCCTCTGAGGTCCTGAAGAGGCTTGGATTTAGAG GTGTATGGAAGGGACTCTTTGCCCGTATCATCATGATCGGCACTCTGACTGCACTACAGTGGTTTATCTATGACTCTGTGAAGGTCTACTTCAGGCtccctcgccctcctccacctgAGATGCCAGAATCTCTGAAGAAAAAGCTTGGGTACACTCAATAG